Proteins from a genomic interval of Pirellulales bacterium:
- a CDS encoding alpha/beta hydrolase-fold protein, with protein MMNRLGVRGASTEIAPYFAQPASSHVEAASFTSARTASEQPLAMFAPVHYESNYAYPLVVWLHGPGDDENQLKRIMPLMSLRNYVGVAIRGTAPYASSNGKPGYAWAQSQPHVALAEQRVAEAMQTAQSRLNICSRRIFVAGFDCGGTMALRLALAHPTRFAGALSVGGEFPVGGAPLARLSEAREVPVFLACGRDSQRYPTAIVCDNLKLLHSAGINLTLRQYPGGHEVAPGMLTDMDRWIMEIVTGTSATPRNGRRGEN; from the coding sequence ATGATGAACCGCCTTGGGGTTCGAGGTGCGTCGACCGAAATAGCACCCTACTTCGCACAGCCGGCTAGCTCGCATGTCGAGGCCGCCTCGTTTACGAGTGCGCGAACCGCGAGTGAGCAACCGCTGGCAATGTTCGCACCGGTCCACTACGAGTCGAACTATGCTTACCCACTCGTAGTTTGGTTGCACGGGCCGGGCGACGATGAGAACCAACTAAAGCGCATCATGCCGTTGATGAGCCTGCGGAATTACGTAGGGGTCGCCATCCGCGGAACGGCACCCTACGCAAGTTCGAATGGGAAGCCGGGCTATGCTTGGGCGCAGTCCCAGCCGCACGTGGCGCTCGCCGAGCAGCGCGTCGCCGAGGCGATGCAAACCGCCCAGTCGCGGCTGAACATCTGTTCGAGACGCATTTTTGTGGCCGGCTTCGATTGTGGCGGCACCATGGCCCTGCGACTGGCACTGGCACATCCCACGCGGTTTGCCGGCGCGCTATCCGTCGGCGGGGAGTTTCCGGTCGGTGGCGCACCGCTGGCGCGTTTGTCTGAGGCCCGCGAAGTGCCAGTATTTCTGGCCTGCGGACGGGATAGCCAGAGATACCCGACGGCGATCGTTTGCGACAACCTCAAGCTGCTGCATTCGGCCGGTATCAACCTCACGCTTCGCCAATATCCTGGTGGTCATGAAGTTGCCCCCGGAATGCTGACGGACATGGATCGCTGGATTATGGAAATCGTGACCGGCACTTCAGCGACTCCGCGCAATGGTCGCCGGGGCGAAAACTGA
- a CDS encoding glycosyltransferase family 39 protein, which yields MFSSLRATIATDPDANEPPRFDDWLSTPEPQRRHLPWNIGLVLLLVVACFVPRALMAWRINTICVDGVVYFRLANDLENRQVAADDGGRLQSGTYPMALASLHRLGFDWETAAEFYGVLLSTLAVLPLFGWVRRQFDERVATVACLLYAFHPKLIEWSPEAVREPSFWFFFLLALYLMWRAAVEVDWRWFIAGGAVVALTCLTRFEGWFLLFPLVGWTALRFFRLRVGRWRLVSGFIGGVVTLPLVFFVFGQLLPGNNNWDHLRIEPMQRAGTWLLSWSEYLAEAPEPPPSPQPAVTPGGPPPAAPATFGETSSMFVRIAERGLTPLFGIFMLGGLLASPRLFYRSENWPILLIALAVAAGIWIHLWYAHQASSRYVLTIVLVTMQGAAIGVLEFGRLAGRWLSERWPRAQLMATVGALVVVAAVGTVDAVSSDFRSRAALASLGRWIHDQYPRAPLIVGSENQLMLVGYYAQGSAFFFPPELAGDALAGWVEQVKPDAVVISKRRQTPAEYQAIIDRCEQLGLAVVEENQIATPTKNILVLARVQSEPEHIRQAAFTSATKP from the coding sequence ATGTTTTCATCTCTTCGAGCCACCATCGCCACCGACCCGGACGCCAACGAGCCGCCCCGGTTCGACGACTGGTTGTCCACGCCCGAGCCGCAACGACGCCATCTGCCTTGGAATATCGGCTTGGTATTGCTACTGGTTGTGGCGTGCTTCGTTCCGCGAGCGTTGATGGCGTGGCGCATCAACACAATCTGCGTCGACGGCGTCGTCTATTTCCGGCTGGCCAACGATCTCGAGAATCGTCAAGTCGCGGCGGATGATGGTGGTCGCCTGCAATCCGGAACCTATCCTATGGCGCTGGCCAGCTTGCACCGGCTGGGCTTCGATTGGGAGACCGCCGCGGAATTTTACGGCGTGCTATTGTCCACGCTCGCGGTGTTGCCGCTATTTGGCTGGGTTCGACGACAGTTCGACGAGCGCGTGGCGACGGTCGCCTGTTTGTTATATGCCTTCCACCCGAAGCTGATCGAGTGGAGCCCCGAGGCTGTACGAGAACCGTCGTTCTGGTTCTTCTTTTTGCTCGCGCTGTACTTGATGTGGCGTGCCGCGGTCGAAGTCGATTGGCGCTGGTTCATCGCCGGCGGTGCCGTAGTTGCCTTGACTTGCCTAACGCGCTTTGAGGGATGGTTCCTGCTGTTTCCCCTGGTGGGTTGGACAGCCTTACGATTTTTCCGACTGCGCGTGGGCCGCTGGCGGCTCGTCAGTGGTTTCATTGGCGGCGTTGTGACATTGCCGCTGGTATTCTTTGTATTCGGCCAGTTATTGCCGGGCAACAACAATTGGGACCATCTTCGCATCGAGCCTATGCAGCGTGCGGGAACGTGGCTGCTATCCTGGAGCGAATACCTTGCAGAAGCGCCGGAGCCGCCTCCCTCCCCCCAACCGGCCGTCACGCCCGGCGGTCCACCACCCGCTGCACCGGCCACCTTCGGCGAAACGTCCTCAATGTTCGTGCGCATAGCCGAGAGAGGGTTGACGCCGCTCTTTGGCATTTTCATGTTGGGCGGTTTGCTGGCCAGTCCGCGACTCTTTTATCGCAGCGAGAACTGGCCGATCCTGCTGATCGCGCTGGCCGTCGCCGCTGGCATTTGGATCCACCTGTGGTACGCGCATCAAGCGAGCAGCCGCTACGTTCTGACAATCGTGCTCGTCACCATGCAAGGAGCGGCGATCGGCGTGCTTGAGTTTGGCCGACTGGCGGGCAGGTGGCTGTCGGAGCGATGGCCTCGAGCGCAGTTGATGGCGACCGTCGGAGCGTTGGTGGTCGTGGCCGCGGTTGGCACGGTCGATGCCGTCTCGAGTGATTTCCGCAGCCGAGCTGCTCTGGCGAGCCTCGGAAGATGGATTCATGACCAGTACCCGCGAGCGCCTCTGATCGTGGGATCCGAGAACCAGTTAATGCTGGTGGGCTACTACGCCCAAGGATCAGCGTTTTTCTTTCCTCCCGAGCTTGCGGGCGACGCGTTGGCGGGCTGGGTCGAACAGGTGAAGCCAGATGCGGTCGTCATCTCGAAGCGACGACAGACGCCTGCAGAGTACCAAGCGATCATCGACCGCTGCGAGCAGCTTGGCCTCGCGGTGGTTGAGGAAAATCAGATCGCCACACCAACAAAAAATATCCTCGTGCTCGCGCGCGTGCAGTCTGAGCCGGAGCACATTCGTCAGGCAGCGTTTACCTCGGCAACCAAGCCCTAG
- a CDS encoding MraY family glycosyltransferase codes for MFLSVVADKTVAFAFLAALLAALALTPIARAVARRLKVVDVPDGARKCHDRPVPLWGGIAVYLAIAVGVLVARYGPVDSAAFDQFSTTVILACGLVCLVGCIDDSHDLPARFKLMLQVGSVMPVVLAGYYFDRVVAFGYPIDLGWLGIPLTILWLVGCINALNLLDGLDGLASVVGISASLMMAIIATNSGHPHVGIVALLAAGSLAGFLVYNLPPASIFLGDSGSMVIGLLVGMISIQGALKTSATLSIAVPAVVMSIPMLDTVFAIVRRKLSGQRFDTADRGHIHHRLLERGLTKWQALCIIGALCLTTGAAATAATIFRFEWVGWITAIALIVLLVRTRSFGHHEVALAKQHCSAVLARWSATIAESTTRWTRAHPQATWQRAWHELLHDEIMSQAAGFELLLATRAEQARYSWRNPMAIAPTHAQLPLALTFTQPNGTMCQLQLLGLRPASETHDVLPRVTALLNALVQTWQPTDEALMPPAGVECHRIVVDSWRRAA; via the coding sequence ATGTTCCTATCCGTTGTCGCCGACAAAACTGTCGCGTTCGCATTTCTTGCCGCCCTGTTGGCCGCGCTGGCTTTGACTCCGATCGCGCGCGCCGTGGCGCGCCGATTGAAGGTTGTTGATGTGCCCGACGGCGCCCGCAAATGCCACGACCGCCCGGTGCCGTTGTGGGGCGGGATCGCGGTGTATCTCGCGATCGCAGTCGGTGTGCTGGTGGCTCGCTATGGACCCGTCGACAGCGCCGCCTTTGATCAATTCTCGACAACTGTAATCCTGGCCTGCGGCCTGGTTTGTCTGGTAGGGTGCATCGATGACAGCCACGACCTCCCGGCACGATTTAAGCTCATGCTGCAGGTTGGCTCGGTGATGCCTGTTGTTCTGGCAGGATACTACTTCGATCGCGTGGTGGCGTTTGGCTATCCGATCGATCTTGGTTGGCTGGGCATCCCGCTGACGATTCTGTGGTTGGTCGGCTGCATCAACGCTCTGAACTTGCTCGACGGATTAGACGGGCTGGCGTCGGTCGTAGGAATCTCGGCCTCATTGATGATGGCTATTATCGCCACCAATTCTGGACATCCTCACGTCGGCATCGTAGCGCTGTTGGCGGCAGGGTCGTTGGCGGGATTTCTTGTCTACAACCTGCCCCCTGCAAGCATCTTCTTAGGTGATTCCGGCAGTATGGTCATCGGTCTATTGGTAGGCATGATCAGCATTCAAGGCGCGCTGAAGACCAGCGCCACACTGTCAATCGCGGTGCCTGCCGTTGTCATGAGCATACCCATGCTGGACACGGTGTTCGCCATTGTGCGCCGCAAGCTTTCTGGCCAACGTTTCGACACGGCGGACCGCGGTCATATACATCATCGCTTGCTAGAACGCGGCCTCACGAAATGGCAGGCGTTGTGCATTATCGGCGCCTTATGCCTGACCACCGGTGCGGCGGCCACCGCCGCGACGATCTTTCGCTTCGAGTGGGTGGGCTGGATCACTGCCATCGCCCTTATTGTCTTGTTGGTCCGAACGCGCTCTTTTGGACATCATGAAGTCGCGCTGGCCAAACAGCATTGCAGCGCCGTGTTAGCCCGCTGGTCCGCCACTATCGCCGAGAGCACGACACGCTGGACTCGCGCCCACCCTCAGGCAACCTGGCAGCGCGCATGGCACGAGCTTCTGCACGACGAAATTATGAGCCAGGCGGCGGGCTTCGAGCTACTGTTGGCAACCCGCGCGGAACAGGCCCGTTATTCGTGGCGCAACCCCATGGCAATCGCGCCAACGCACGCGCAGCTGCCGCTTGCCCTGACATTTACGCAACCTAACGGAACAATGTGCCAGCTCCAATTGCTCGGACTACGGCCGGCCAGCGAAACGCACGACGTATTGCCGCGGGTCACGGCTTTGCTCAACGCCTTGGTCCAGACATGGCAACCGACCGATGAAGCATTGATGCCACCTGCCGGTGTCGAATGCCACCGCATCGTGGTCGACTCCTGGCGCCGCGCCGCTTAA
- a CDS encoding ABC transporter permease, translated as MEATARRQRLRQSGCHHDRRIESRSGWPRLAWTEVWTNRELLGFFVWRDVKVRYKQTLLGVIWAVLQPLTTMIVFSVIFGRLAQLDSEGVAYPAFSLAGLLPWLLFSGGVTLAASSLVGNVNLLTKVYFPRILLPLSNVISALLDFAVSLALLFAVLGWFDIWPTWRMMLLPASIALALITAAGAGLWLAALNAQYRDIRHALPFVMQIWMYATPIVYSLSIVPEPWRPLVAINPLVTVVESFRFIMLGTNGLSVGLVAVSCVSALALLLSGTWYFRSMERLMADTI; from the coding sequence ATGGAAGCAACGGCACGGCGTCAGCGTTTACGACAAAGCGGATGCCATCACGACCGTCGCATAGAATCTCGCTCGGGCTGGCCTCGATTGGCCTGGACCGAAGTTTGGACAAATCGCGAGCTGCTCGGTTTTTTCGTATGGCGAGACGTTAAGGTTCGCTACAAGCAGACTCTACTCGGTGTCATCTGGGCGGTGTTGCAACCGCTGACGACAATGATCGTTTTCAGTGTTATCTTCGGGCGACTCGCGCAGCTGGATTCCGAGGGCGTTGCTTATCCCGCATTCAGTCTGGCCGGACTATTGCCCTGGCTGCTTTTCTCGGGCGGAGTGACATTGGCGGCCAGCTCGCTGGTCGGCAATGTGAATCTGCTAACCAAGGTTTATTTTCCGCGCATTTTGCTGCCACTATCAAATGTGATTTCCGCGCTACTCGATTTCGCCGTGTCGCTCGCCCTGCTGTTCGCGGTCCTCGGCTGGTTTGATATCTGGCCGACCTGGCGCATGATGCTATTGCCGGCGTCGATCGCGCTGGCCTTGATCACGGCGGCCGGCGCGGGCCTGTGGTTGGCAGCGCTCAACGCCCAATATCGTGATATTCGGCATGCCCTGCCCTTCGTCATGCAAATCTGGATGTATGCGACACCAATCGTCTATTCGTTGAGTATCGTGCCCGAGCCCTGGCGCCCGTTGGTGGCGATCAATCCACTGGTCACCGTCGTCGAGTCATTTCGGTTTATCATGCTCGGTACGAACGGACTGTCGGTGGGTCTGGTCGCAGTCTCCTGTGTATCGGCACTAGCACTGCTCCTGAGCGGCACCTGGTACTTCCGCTCTATGGAGCGTCTGATGGCCGACACGATTTGA
- a CDS encoding ABC transporter ATP-binding protein, with product MTLRDRLTSSMTRAWRRVTPQPGQDKLQPSDGFWALRNLSLDVAAGEVLGVIGHNGSGKSTLLKILARITEPSQGYAIVRGRVGALLEIGTGFHMELTGRENVYLSGAILGMRRAEIRGKFAAIVAMAGVEDFLEIPVKRYSTGMYLRLAFSVAAHLDSDILLLDEVLAVGDIAFQCTCQDKIRELANEGRTIVLVSHDLTSVRALCDRVLLLEAGQAAALGSAAHVIDGETSAAA from the coding sequence ATGACATTACGCGACCGGTTGACGTCGAGCATGACGCGAGCCTGGCGCCGCGTTACCCCTCAGCCCGGCCAGGACAAGTTGCAGCCATCGGACGGATTTTGGGCTTTGCGAAATCTTTCCCTCGACGTGGCGGCCGGCGAAGTCTTGGGGGTTATTGGGCACAATGGGTCCGGCAAGAGCACGCTGCTTAAAATTCTGGCGCGCATTACCGAGCCGTCGCAGGGCTACGCCATCGTGCGGGGACGCGTCGGCGCTCTCTTGGAAATTGGCACAGGGTTCCATATGGAGCTCACCGGCCGCGAGAATGTCTACCTCAGCGGCGCCATCCTGGGAATGCGCCGTGCGGAAATCCGCGGCAAATTCGCCGCTATCGTAGCGATGGCTGGTGTCGAAGACTTTCTCGAGATACCTGTCAAACGCTACTCGACCGGCATGTACCTGCGACTGGCATTCTCGGTTGCCGCGCATTTGGACAGCGACATCTTGCTATTGGACGAAGTATTGGCGGTCGGTGACATCGCGTTTCAATGCACGTGCCAGGACAAAATTCGCGAGTTGGCAAATGAGGGGCGAACGATTGTCCTCGTCTCGCATGATCTGACTAGCGTGCGGGCGCTGTGCGACCGTGTCTTGCTGCTCGAGGCCGGACAGGCTGCGGCACTCGGCTCGGCCGCACATGTCATCGATGGGGAAACGTCAGCGGCCGCTTAA
- a CDS encoding glycosyltransferase family 2 protein gives MSLPLSADIVTSKRYVVTPSPGARRPSTMISAIVDLDVGVIYSGEQNYMLPLVKSLAGSADGLTLRLILVDNASPEGVASYADYCPRTKIVANAERLGYAANLNRILAASDARYTLLLNTDMYFDVGEQCIAKMVKFMDDNSGCGISICRIYHPDGTYGYPARRFPTWRAIAARRLGLARFYAGELRDHLYQDSDTKTSFDCDWISGCFMLVRRDAMRDVGRFDEGYAKYFEDVDMCLRMARAGWQVKFHGQTYCYHFEQRASRRTLSRDAWWHARSYLRWLTKWRLSVPSNAPNNASRAKAMLTAARSLRHDPSHANPGQPPKGATESRTARRPDGRR, from the coding sequence ATGTCTTTGCCACTGTCGGCCGACATTGTCACAAGCAAGCGGTATGTGGTTACTCCGTCTCCTGGCGCGCGAAGACCATCGACAATGATATCGGCTATCGTGGACCTAGACGTAGGGGTGATCTACTCCGGCGAGCAGAATTACATGCTGCCGCTGGTGAAATCGTTGGCCGGTTCGGCCGACGGGCTGACGCTCCGCTTGATCCTCGTCGACAATGCTTCGCCCGAGGGCGTGGCAAGCTACGCCGACTATTGCCCGCGCACCAAGATCGTTGCCAACGCTGAACGTCTTGGCTATGCGGCGAATCTGAATCGCATCCTGGCGGCGAGCGATGCTCGCTATACGCTGCTACTCAACACCGACATGTATTTCGATGTCGGCGAGCAGTGCATCGCCAAGATGGTCAAATTCATGGATGACAACAGCGGCTGCGGAATCAGCATCTGCAGAATCTATCATCCCGACGGCACATACGGATATCCAGCGCGACGATTTCCCACCTGGCGCGCCATTGCCGCGCGTCGGCTGGGCCTGGCAAGGTTTTATGCTGGCGAGCTACGGGATCACCTCTATCAAGATTCAGACACAAAGACCAGCTTCGACTGCGATTGGATTAGCGGCTGTTTTATGCTTGTTCGACGCGATGCCATGCGTGACGTGGGCCGGTTCGATGAAGGTTACGCGAAGTATTTCGAGGACGTCGACATGTGCCTGCGCATGGCCCGCGCCGGCTGGCAGGTCAAGTTTCACGGGCAGACGTATTGCTACCACTTCGAGCAGCGTGCCAGTCGCCGCACCTTATCGCGCGACGCCTGGTGGCACGCCCGGTCGTATTTGCGGTGGTTGACGAAGTGGAGGCTTAGCGTGCCATCAAACGCGCCGAACAACGCATCGCGCGCGAAGGCGATGCTGACGGCAGCCCGATCTTTGCGACACGATCCCTCTCACGCGAATCCCGGCCAGCCACCGAAGGGCGCCACCGAGTCGCGGACCGCGCGGCGTCCTGACGGACGACGTTAA
- a CDS encoding protocatechuate 3,4-dioxygenase, with amino-acid sequence MPIGISSFTRRRFLGSVAASAALFTVRGALAEELTLTPRQTEGPFYPDKLPLDTDNDLLIINEGITPAVGEITYLSGRILDADGEPIRNALVEIWQVDSHGAYIHSRSGNRDAHDGNFQGFGRFLTGSTGDYCFRTVKPVPYPGRTPHIHFAVKTKGRDKFTTQCYIKGEPGNERDAVLKGIRDQQLRDSIIIDFSPIPNSRIGELAARFDIVLGVTPEDKA; translated from the coding sequence ATGCCAATCGGAATATCATCGTTCACGCGACGCCGTTTCCTGGGAAGCGTCGCTGCGAGCGCCGCTCTCTTTACCGTACGCGGTGCCCTGGCCGAAGAACTGACTTTGACGCCGCGTCAAACCGAAGGGCCGTTTTATCCTGATAAGCTTCCGCTGGACACCGACAATGATCTATTGATTATTAACGAGGGGATTACCCCCGCCGTCGGGGAGATCACTTACCTCAGCGGCCGCATCCTTGACGCGGACGGCGAGCCGATCCGCAACGCGCTGGTCGAGATTTGGCAAGTCGACAGCCACGGCGCCTACATTCATTCGCGCAGCGGCAATCGCGACGCGCACGACGGTAACTTTCAGGGCTTTGGTCGATTCCTCACTGGCTCAACGGGCGACTACTGCTTTCGCACGGTCAAGCCGGTGCCCTACCCCGGGCGGACGCCGCACATTCACTTCGCCGTCAAAACGAAGGGGCGCGACAAGTTTACGACGCAGTGTTACATCAAAGGCGAGCCGGGCAACGAGCGCGACGCCGTTCTCAAAGGAATTCGCGACCAGCAACTACGAGACTCGATCATCATCGATTTCTCGCCGATTCCGAACTCGCGCATCGGCGAGCTGGCCGCGCGATTCGACATCGTTCTGGGAGTAACGCCCGAGGATAAGGCGTAA
- a CDS encoding ATP-binding protein, with protein sequence MSVYPTSERHLWKALQPYGLAILSLAVATLVRLALNPLLGDRQAFMTYFATLIVVSAISGVGPSLTVLFGSVPLVMWCFFPPHRSLAVSEAHNLIAIGTFVSLGLLVVVLGGMLRRARHQAEESEQLFDSKARELELDRARLQQELLHLTDEMRGVDARREDFLALVANELRRPLVPIASAASFHSVAATASEMESAMDVVKLETTKLGRLIDDLLDAFRHNQGAMQLHKVPLDLAQIASKAVATVRSVAAQSGRELNVSLAKEAIPVNGDAVRLERVVYNLLMNAIRSTNPGGQIWLTALERDGAAVLKVKDTGVGLTEDAIPRVFNLNSQLDGSLARESGGLGISLTAIKPIVDMHGGMVSVNSNGLGQGCEFVVFLPLVDSAKTTGPAAAHDSPVANHEVATAHVNKDVPQA encoded by the coding sequence ATGAGTGTTTATCCCACGTCGGAACGTCATTTGTGGAAAGCTCTTCAACCGTACGGTCTTGCTATCCTGAGTCTTGCCGTTGCGACTCTCGTGCGGTTGGCGCTGAACCCCCTGCTGGGTGATCGCCAGGCCTTTATGACGTACTTTGCGACACTCATCGTGGTGTCTGCAATAAGCGGTGTAGGACCTTCGCTGACCGTTCTATTTGGCAGCGTGCCGCTGGTTATGTGGTGCTTCTTTCCTCCGCACCGATCTCTTGCCGTCTCGGAAGCGCATAATCTTATCGCCATCGGGACTTTCGTAAGCTTGGGACTGCTGGTCGTGGTACTGGGCGGTATGCTTCGCCGTGCGCGGCATCAAGCAGAGGAAAGTGAGCAACTCTTCGATAGCAAGGCGCGCGAACTCGAACTGGATCGCGCCCGACTTCAACAGGAGCTTCTCCATCTAACAGACGAAATGCGCGGCGTGGATGCTCGCCGTGAGGATTTTCTCGCGCTTGTGGCCAATGAGTTACGTCGTCCGCTGGTGCCGATCGCCAGCGCAGCCTCCTTCCATAGCGTGGCGGCGACCGCGTCCGAAATGGAATCCGCAATGGACGTTGTCAAGCTAGAAACGACAAAGCTGGGTCGCCTGATCGATGATCTCTTAGATGCGTTCCGACACAATCAGGGAGCAATGCAGCTTCACAAAGTGCCGTTGGATTTGGCGCAGATTGCCAGTAAGGCGGTCGCAACGGTCCGCTCGGTGGCCGCGCAGTCAGGCCGTGAGCTGAACGTTTCGTTGGCCAAGGAGGCCATTCCGGTCAATGGCGATGCCGTCCGTTTAGAACGGGTCGTTTACAACCTGTTGATGAACGCCATTCGATCGACGAATCCGGGCGGTCAGATCTGGCTCACGGCCCTAGAGCGCGACGGTGCCGCAGTGCTGAAAGTCAAAGACACGGGCGTCGGCCTGACTGAGGATGCGATCCCGCGCGTCTTCAATCTGAATTCCCAACTGGACGGCTCGCTAGCTAGAGAGAGCGGAGGTCTGGGTATTAGTTTGACCGCCATCAAACCGATCGTCGACATGCACGGCGGCATGGTTTCGGTAAACAGCAACGGGCTGGGACAAGGCTGCGAGTTCGTCGTCTTTCTGCCGCTGGTGGATTCGGCAAAAACAACCGGCCCCGCTGCCGCACACGATTCGCCCGTCGCCAATCACGAAGTGGCTACTGCCCACGTCAACAAGGACGTGCCGCAGGCTTAG